The following nucleotide sequence is from Halictus rubicundus isolate RS-2024b chromosome 7, iyHalRubi1_principal, whole genome shotgun sequence.
CTATTGATGTATGAACTTTGCAGTGAAACTGCAATGCCATTGATTCGTCTGCACATCGAATATATTTCGGAGAATTCTAtgtgaaaatatttgaattattaaatataGAGAATGTAACCCCTGTAAAATTCATCATAACCtcaaaatagtgaaaaatgtATACTCACATCTTTACCTATCACAGCAACACAAACTGCCATATTTACAAGCCTTATTCTATATTATAACGTGTATTAAAATCCATACCAGTCTAAAAAACTTAATTAAAACCTTTGCAGTTGCTTCTTAAAGTTATAGCacatgtaaatattgtttgaacTCCATGAACACAAGTTCTAATGTCACTTTTGACAACCATGTTGATGAGGTAACCAGTAAAAACTTCATATTTAGTTTAATTACAAAATCTGTATTTATTTATCGAAATAAAAGCTATACAAGTACATTTTcctataacatatatatttagATATACAAATGtttcagaaaaatatatttacgaAAAAACGTCAAAAATATATGTAGCATTCAATCTCAATTCAAACTTTGATGTCATACATAGcttttttagaaaataaacagaaattaaattcttcatctatatatacagaaataataacaaaCGCTGTATACTATAATCATAACACTTTAATTTTATGGACTACCATAGTATCTTCTTTTCAATGTTCTGTATTTTCGTAACATATACAAAGCTTCCAGTTCTTTAATTACATAGTTTCCATGCGCCagcattttattaattttttctggATCCGTTTCTCCTTTATTTTTTTCAAAggctttttttaaattgcgctTGAAAAAATCATAACCTCTTGGATAGTCTTTACCCATAAATAACagctaaaaatattaaatagtttTATTTGAAGCTTACAGTAACGAATATGCATCAACAAATATCTTGTATACAAATAATgggataaaatattaatttgcaaTTTCTATGTGCATACAATATTATACTAGGTGTTAGTAAACTAATGATccataattaaattaaattttattaccgTTTTATATAATTGAATCACTTTAGAGCGTTGTGACATtgatgtaaatattttatatcaattaatttattaattctatatTAATAAGATAGACATCCAACGTGTGAGAATTATTATTATAGCACTATAAAATATTATGCTACCAACACAAAATCTtcctgtataaataattttaattaccaACTCGTTATCTTCAACCGTACACTGTCAGTGCAAAACAACATAAATGCACTATTAATTTTTTTGACAGGTCATacattttaataaaatgtataatCGGCCCTGTTTCAAGTACATTTTAAAATGTGATTGTCACTGTACAATGAACCATAAttgcattttaaaataaattactaagaaaaagaataaattattaaatatagcAAAGTACAAAAATCTACTACGCTTTCGATTGGCAGTAACAATTATCAGCTGTGCGAATAGTTTGAATGATTTCCAGTGAGTGGCGCCACTATTCGAATGTgctaattttgaattttaaaaaacgcaAATTAAAGCACGTGCAGCTTCTCAATACATAGCGCAATAAAATGCAACCGTCCATTATGTCACCGTTCAATAAGAACTAATTTCCACGGTGAGACAACTGTTTACATTGAAATAGTCGAgtgattattaatttatttcctACTTGAATTAGATATTAATACACAAAGCCACAGCGGACATCAATATCACTTAACATTCAAAAAACAACGATAATAAAAGGATTGTATTTATGAAGGAAAGgaggaaaaaaagagagaaatttCCTCGTAATGGGCCCTGTTAAGTTAAATCATTACCTACCCTCAACCGTGAGGAAGAGGGCCGGAAAATTCCAACACATTACTTTCGCTTTGACCAATACACATCACACAACTCGATAGATCAGCCGAAGGCATCCTTTCCGAGATCGAGTAGATTGCGATGGCTAACAGCGATTGCGCTACGGCAATTTCTGCCAGAGGTCCAGGGACCTTCCTCAGAGCATGAGAGTCACTATGGACTCCGATTGTGGCTCCGCGGTGTTGCTCGAGGGAACTTCTCGAATCATTACGTTTTTCACACACGTTATATAGAAACCATAGCACCTAGCAAGTACTTGCGAGAAAGGTGCAGTGACTCTCAATCACTTCAATCAGTCTTTCATCTCTAAGTCAATCTATAATATTTAAAACTGTAATTGCGACTGCAGTCATAATTACAGCATCAGATATAGAAGTGGAAGTAACGTAGATATTTAAAATGTAGAAACCCAAAatatagaaattaaattttatgaaattttaaatagaaAGATTTGAAATATAGAAATTTCAAATATGAAAATACCAatgtaatagaaatttcaaatgCAGTAATACAGATAATATAAATAAAGTATACTAAGATGTCGTACGAATGATATATGACAATAAATAAGTATTTCATTATAGTAAAATTTATTAACACGTATCGACTAATGTCTAATTCGATAATTACCTTAAAGTTATAAAAACTTTTACAAATGATGATCTAACTGCTAATACTATTCACATTTGATTTCTTCTATTTTTGATTTGTATAAATATAAAAGGTAGCGATGCATATCAAAATTACATAgcacttaaaaaattaaattcattgTACGACATTGCTGACATTGGATATTGTATCTGAAAATCAATTGTATAATGTTAAAATGGTTGAACTAGGCAACATTAATTCAACTATTGTATGGTTACATTAATACTATTgatatttctatttcttttttttttcacagaAATATAAAGTATTTGAACAATCGCGTTGAAATAATACTAAGTAGAATACACAATGGAGATTTATGATTATACATATAACTTTCATTTTATTCCTGCGTACGAATAATATTCACATCAAAATCGAACTTCGTTTATGTAAAAACCTAATGCTGCTTGAGGGTTTATTACCGGAATACATACTTTGATTCGATGAATGTACATTTATTGTTGGGTCAATAATGTTTCACTCGAATGAAAGATACAAAAACAAACCTTCCCTCGTATCGTGAGCACCATTTTTAATTCACGCATCGGTAAAATGTCACTCGCTTAGTACCAAAATCATTTATAAAAGAAGTGAGAAATTACACGTTGCGAATACTGTTTATCACGCACGataaaatttgttacaaaaatagTCCATACATatatctttatttgtatttttgttcAGTCGATCTACTGCGATTTGGAAACGTATTCCAGAGCGTATAACAGAGATTAGATTTTGTGTCAACCATGTAAATATATAAAACATTCTAAACGCGTCGGGTCGAATTCGCGCTACGTGACGGGGAATAGAATCGGTGCAGTCGCAAATGTCGTCGATGTTTATTATCAAAACTATCAGAACATACAAAAACACAGTGAAACAATTTCGGGATCATCAAATCTGGACCACGAAAATGAACACAGGACAACATGAGATGATTTCTTCTATTTTGGAATGTGAAATGCGCGAACATTCGTTGTGCTTTAGTTTTTCTCGTTTGACATCGCTAATCGGACTAAACATCAAATGGTACATGCGATTTGATTGCGTAACAACTGTActgtggatttcatgcattaTTACATgcacagtgtctactcgatatgtgtccaaaacacgggtctagccagggacatatatcgtccaggagatactattctttgattcacgccgaacgtagaaaaggtcagCGAAACTCTAGAGGGCTCTCTAGATAAACATTCATGTACCAtacgatgcatgtccaaaacaccTTTATCttttataacaaaacttctttatctttttatggaactttcaccacatattcgtggcatttgtttaatgaaaatgatgatttacacaagtaaatataatcggaattatatcatatttggtgtcataggaaaaataaagaagtttactCGAACCATGTTGTGTTTACACACCCCGGCGACCAAGGTCACTtgagcttcttgacccctcacggggtacgtataccccgtggcagtgggaatagttctgggacttccatcggctagatatttggtacatatatcgagtaaagagtAAGCGGTTCATCTACTTCTGCCTTTGTACcctatttcataaaaatctataCCCGCATAAATATCCACAGTTCAGTCTCAACGGTTTCTTTTTGATTTTTTTCGTTTTATCCAAGCACATTTCACTAGACTACGTAACACCCTTTTGGATAACAAAAACGTTTCGCTTTTTACCGACACTGCGGGCTTCATGCATTCATGGCACGCAACAATTATTCTTTCTACTTCGTGTTCGTAAAATCCCTTTAGGAACGAAATAAATGTTCGTTTCTGTCCGAACGCTATAAAACGATCAGTGAAAATACGAATTCGAAATCTGTTGCCGTTCGAATTTCAACATTTCCGATCCCTATCGAACAAAACGGGCGTCGCGGTCCCCAcgcgtttcatttaaaaattagtAGGAACTTTCTCGCGAAATCTTTCGTTGTACAAACGTTCGCAACGTCGAAAGGTAACGTATCATCAAACGAAACATCACGAATCCACGCTCGAAATGTCAATTAAAGTACGATTGAATCTTGATCGGGTGTAAAATGAATGTTATAGAAAATTCGGATTCCGCGGAGGGGTCCTCATTTGTCAAGCTTTATGACGAACGCCTCTCCCGGAGACACGATCATCTCCTTGAAGTACACGTCCCGGTTCAGCCTGGACGCTGAACCAACAACGACGTGACCACCGTAATAAAGGAAAGACAAATCCTTCGTCTGCGTTTTGTTGCCCAGATTTGCTACGAACACGTACGAGTTTCGCCGTGGATACCATCGCTCTATTACAATCATTTCGTCATCTGCGTacctaaaaaaataaaaaacaataggAAATTGCATAGAGACTCTTGTGATACACGTTTTCTTGCATCTCAGAGCTTTTTTATCATCGTAATGCCTGTGTTCgggttttttcaaaattttgttcccAATAACATTGTTTCAAGCGTTCTAcattaaaatatacttcaaaagaCTGTTCCTTGAAGTAATGCACATTTCAATGGGTAATGTAAAGCTGTTGAGTCGCACTTGACACAGGAGTGCGAAGTAAATAGAAATAAGAAACATTTAAAATACAGGGTTACCTAATATCACAGTTAGCCAGCACCTGGTTCTCTTTCATCACCGCTTTAACATAAATCGGGGTCGTCTCGGATCGGAGCTTAACCATTTCCGGTATAGTCCCCGCCAAGATTGTCTGCAGCGGTTTTGCGGCTTCCGGTAGCCAAGCCATAGCACCCGTGGACGCGAACTTATGGCTACCACCGTCGATCGAATCCCAGTTCATCGGAGGCACGTTGTGCACATGACGGAGATCCTTGTGGTCCTCGCACTCACAGTCTGACATACCTATCTGAACACGTATTACGTTTTATTAATTAAGcgagcgtttgaggggccccaaatCGTGCCCAGGCCTGTTGTAGAGGTTAccacatacagtgaattctcattacgagtcagtgccaaccttacaatttggagtcagtgttctcagtcttcttgtcactatcgcttactAGTCATAGGCTTTCATGACTTATAAACGGATATGACttttaggtttccagcgtgccctgtgtatttcaaatgcgacgctcggcgacaacctcagatttcgtctaagagtcagtcaccagaacgacGCAACTGACttgtaacgagaattcactgtacagacTTTCTCCAGATGTTCTTTCAATTCTTGTAGTAGTCTTCTAAAAAAATGAATTGTAGTAGTCTTCACAAAATGAATTTGATTTGCAAAAGGATAAATTTGGTCTATAAAAGGATGAATTTAATCTGTAGAAAGGTGAATTTGGTTTGCCTAAGGGTTAATTTGGAGTGCAGAACCTGTATCAACATATGTTATCCACACGACCGACGCGTCGATCCGAATTACGGATTTAGCGGAATCTGTGATGCACTGTTTACCTCATCCCCGTAAAATATACTCGGCGTTCCGGGCAGCATCATCCCCAATAAAGACGCAGCAATGGTGGCATTTTTCACGGTGATAGTGGAAGCCATCCTCTGATAGCCCACTCCGCCTATGGACCAATGCACCCAAGGATAATTGGGTTTCTCGAACAGCAGACCCTTGGTGATCTCCTCCACCTGTTTCTTGATCTCCTTCGTCCCGTTCGACAATCCCAGCGTAACATCCACGAGATCCATATTCCTCAGAATAGCCTCCTTCGCTACGGACGTGGCATCGTTCAGAGCGTTCGCGTGGCAAATGAAAATCTTCTGATAGCCCAAGATCGACCTCCAGTGGTTCAGAATGCTGGCGAACGATTTCTCGTCGACGTAGTGCTCCAGCCCCTTCAAATAAAAGCCATCGACTCCCCTCTGCGACCATGTTCTAATCGCAGCTGTGACTGGGTTCTCCATCACCGCGCTTATGTGATTCGACGTCAGGGCTTGATGCTGCGGCTCCTCCAAGGACGTCGGCGTCGAGGACAACGGGTTTCTGATCCCGTGTCGCAACATCGAGGCTGTTGTTGGTACAACATCCTCTAAAGCCACGCCGTCATCCGTAACGCCTCTTCTCTCGCGCACCGCTTTGTCAGTCTTGTTCGGCTTCTCGATCATCACGTTCTCATCGTACAGAGTCTTCACGAACGGATAGAGCGGAAGATCCAGCAGCAAGCTCATGTTCCGCCGATGGATCTCGTGCACGAGCTCACCGAAATCATCCAACGTCCCCAGATGCTTGTTCAAGTCGGTCAAGTTGTCGATGTCGAAATAATGTTCGGGATAGTTCGCCGCTGGGTAGACGGAGTTCAAACGGATCCCTCGGACGCCCAGCTCTTTCAAATAGTCCAGACGCATCACTATCCCTCGAAGGTCGCCGACACCGTCGCCCTTCGAGGAATCCTGAAAAGACGCCGGGAATATCTCGTAGAAGATGCTCCCCTGCCACCATTGCACTCGCGGGTCGCACCTGCACACAGAAATATCAAATGCCTCCGGTATAATACCTTTGTTGTTTGTACGGTCGGgggcaaaattaaaaattggaccaaacgacttgaattttttctttAGATGTTTCATCAAAACCGATTAGGATTTCGATCAATCGTAAGCCCAAAACTCGCAGACTCTTACATCTTTCGATGGCTTTTTTACGCGTCGAGCGGTCTCGTTATATAATCTTGTACTTGTAATAcgaaaaattcaagttttcggTGGAAAGATTTTTTGGATCGCAGTGGTTCTCTCCTTAAGTAAAAGAACATAGcgcagagctgttcagcgtgtGCCGGTAcggacagcgattttcttgctcCGGGCATACACaaaacggcgggcacgaaggaCACGCCCCCTGCGGGCGAGGTTGCATGTATTTATctcacgcattgtcacagcaaCGTGGCAAGCTACGGTCTTCCCCCACTCCTACCGTCACTTGCCCGCAGCTGTGCTCGCTAATAGGCGAGCTGAGCAGTTCTGACGCAGCGCATATACGAAGAGAACTGGCAAGCGTTTTAGGCCTACGAGACTCGGCGTATGAACGTGGGGACATACTTTTTGGGCATGGTGACGATGACACCGATGACGAGCGCCATGCAACCAGCTAGCACCGACATCAGGGACCAGAAGCAGGTCTTCCTTATCAGCGGCCAATTCCATTTCATGAAACGATAATCCTTCGGCGGTTTCGGGACCACCAGTTGGATCCCGACCAACGGTGGCTTTCCTCCGTTCTCCTGATTGTAAAACTAAACAGTTACAGTGAAAGTTCATCATGATGTTAGGGAAGCGACAAGCGATGGATTAGTACACATAGATCACGATGACGGCTGGCACAGATTCCCACCACCGTGAACATGTAGGGGATGTCACGATTCAATCTATAAACACACGTATTTCGAGGAATATCTTGAATGATTCTGTTTGTTTTAACAAAATTCAAAAACGTCCTCCTCCCCAAGCTTTCCTCCAGATATTTTAACTCTGAGCGCGTATTGAGCTTTATAGAAGCATATTTTCCAAGGGTCTAGGCGCGAGTATGTGTATTTTTGTATTTGTAAATGAAGGTCGATTATCAATATATCTGAATAGCTCGTTAATTTTATGACACTTGCGAAAGCATGTCTGccaaaattttcataaaatcgtgATGCATCAAACTATATTCTGATGATCCATTACTCAAGGGAGGGGTACTCATAAACGATAAAGCGAAACTTTCGTCGGTTTCCGAGGTACATTATTAGACACAATGTAATTAAAATAGAATTCGCTGAACAGTGAGGTTATCAAAACGATAGCGATGTTATGCCGACGCTGCCTCGTGATTGatgaatttattaaatgcagAAGTGCTCCTTGGTGAATAAATGTATTGCAACAATGGCGTGCAACGCTTGGCAAGGTACTCCCAGTTTGTGCCAAACAGATCGAAATATTATGCTGAATACAGCACACGAAAATT
It contains:
- the LOC143355855 gene encoding maltase A2 isoform X1; the encoded protein is MNIQKPEGLLSAVLPTELASSPSSRQLIINHDQQDEEASDCSLLTSSPLNDNVFESVGIFVTSLEGNPVESISPPMLENINKEDGLNEFMSIVNSSSRILNDEPSSRDPMVESTSSGSSSDTNGPVCAQLLTQLNTAYQHLAPDAQALFYNQENGGKPPLVGIQLVVPKPPKDYRFMKWNWPLIRKTCFWSLMSVLAGCMALVIGVIVTMPKKCDPRVQWWQGSIFYEIFPASFQDSSKGDGVGDLRGIVMRLDYLKELGVRGIRLNSVYPAANYPEHYFDIDNLTDLNKHLGTLDDFGELVHEIHRRNMSLLLDLPLYPFVKTLYDENVMIEKPNKTDKAVRERRGVTDDGVALEDVVPTTASMLRHGIRNPLSSTPTSLEEPQHQALTSNHISAVMENPVTAAIRTWSQRGVDGFYLKGLEHYVDEKSFASILNHWRSILGYQKIFICHANALNDATSVAKEAILRNMDLVDVTLGLSNGTKEIKKQVEEITKGLLFEKPNYPWVHWSIGGVGYQRMASTITVKNATIAASLLGMMLPGTPSIFYGDEIGMSDCECEDHKDLRHVHNVPPMNWDSIDGGSHKFASTGAMAWLPEAAKPLQTILAGTIPEMVKLRSETTPIYVKAVMKENQVLANCDIRYADDEMIVIERWYPRRNSYVFVANLGNKTQTKDLSFLYYGGHVVVGSASRLNRDVYFKEMIVSPGEAFVIKLDK
- the Osi gene encoding electron transfer flavoprotein regulatory factor orsai, translating into MSQRSKVIQLYKTLLFMGKDYPRGYDFFKRNLKKAFEKNKGETDPEKINKMLAHGNYVIKELEALYMLRKYRTLKRRYYGSP
- the LOC143355855 gene encoding maltase A2 isoform X2; the encoded protein is MNIQKPEGLLSAVLPTELASSPSSRQLIINHDQQDEEASDCSLLTSSPLNDNVFESVGIFVTSLEGNPVESISPPMLENINKEDGLNEFMSIVNSSSRILNDEPSSRDPMVESTSSGSSSDTNGPVCAQLLTQLNTAYQHLAPDAQALENGGKPPLVGIQLVVPKPPKDYRFMKWNWPLIRKTCFWSLMSVLAGCMALVIGVIVTMPKKCDPRVQWWQGSIFYEIFPASFQDSSKGDGVGDLRGIVMRLDYLKELGVRGIRLNSVYPAANYPEHYFDIDNLTDLNKHLGTLDDFGELVHEIHRRNMSLLLDLPLYPFVKTLYDENVMIEKPNKTDKAVRERRGVTDDGVALEDVVPTTASMLRHGIRNPLSSTPTSLEEPQHQALTSNHISAVMENPVTAAIRTWSQRGVDGFYLKGLEHYVDEKSFASILNHWRSILGYQKIFICHANALNDATSVAKEAILRNMDLVDVTLGLSNGTKEIKKQVEEITKGLLFEKPNYPWVHWSIGGVGYQRMASTITVKNATIAASLLGMMLPGTPSIFYGDEIGMSDCECEDHKDLRHVHNVPPMNWDSIDGGSHKFASTGAMAWLPEAAKPLQTILAGTIPEMVKLRSETTPIYVKAVMKENQVLANCDIRYADDEMIVIERWYPRRNSYVFVANLGNKTQTKDLSFLYYGGHVVVGSASRLNRDVYFKEMIVSPGEAFVIKLDK